From Streptomonospora salina, the proteins below share one genomic window:
- a CDS encoding SDR family NAD(P)-dependent oxidoreductase, whose product MLVTGGGSGIGQAVCRRYLALGARVTVLERSHEHADALRRLGGDLLRVVVGDAMDGDSLAETLAAARNDGGGLDHLTACVGVFDNYVSVRDLTAAELESAGEEMWRTNVLSSLKAVNVCYEALKAARGSVTLTLSESAYRPRGGGVLYGSSKWALRGVVDHLSADLAPEVRVNGVAPGGTGGTRFGGLRSLGQDSTADRIAGRDERIARSNVLGVTPRPEDHSGAYAYLADPSAARVVTGIVINTDAGSAA is encoded by the coding sequence ATGCTGGTCACCGGGGGCGGATCGGGTATCGGGCAGGCCGTCTGCCGGCGCTACCTCGCCCTCGGGGCCCGCGTCACGGTGCTGGAGCGATCCCACGAGCACGCCGACGCGCTGCGCCGCCTCGGCGGCGACCTCCTCCGGGTAGTCGTCGGCGACGCCATGGACGGCGACTCCCTGGCCGAGACGCTGGCCGCCGCGCGCAACGACGGCGGCGGCCTCGACCACCTCACCGCCTGTGTCGGGGTCTTCGACAACTACGTGTCTGTGCGCGACCTCACCGCGGCCGAGTTGGAATCGGCGGGTGAGGAAATGTGGCGCACCAACGTCCTCAGCTCGCTGAAGGCGGTCAACGTGTGTTATGAGGCGCTGAAGGCGGCCCGCGGCTCGGTGACGCTGACGCTGTCGGAGTCGGCGTACCGCCCGCGTGGCGGCGGCGTGCTCTACGGCAGTTCGAAGTGGGCGCTGCGGGGAGTCGTGGACCACCTCTCGGCCGACCTCGCACCGGAAGTCCGGGTCAACGGTGTCGCGCCGGGCGGGACCGGCGGCACGCGCTTCGGCGGACTGCGGTCGCTCGGCCAAGATTCGACGGCGGACCGGATAGCGGGGCGCGACGAACGCATCGCCCGCAGCAACGTCCTCGGAGTCACGCCGCGGCCGGAGGACCACAGCGGCGCCTACGCCTATCTCGCCGATCCGAGCGCCGCCCGGGTCGTCACCGGGATCGTCATCAACACCGATGCCGGGAGTGCCGCATGA
- a CDS encoding aromatic-ring-hydroxylating dioxygenase subunit beta has product MASTKPDRDTVFDVADFLYREARALDERRFRDWLDCLTDDVRYEVPLRVTREDQAEWEVSPTSRIFDDDKQTLTLRVERLETDFAWAEQPPSRARHYVANVVADPGEREDELVVSSNCLIYRSRGDSIEPNFYSVARTDTVRRVDGGLLLARRYAVLDQSVINGHNLSILL; this is encoded by the coding sequence ATGGCATCGACGAAACCGGACCGCGACACCGTTTTCGACGTCGCCGACTTCCTCTACCGGGAAGCCCGCGCACTCGACGAACGCCGTTTCCGGGACTGGCTCGACTGCCTGACGGACGACGTCCGCTACGAGGTGCCGCTCCGGGTGACCCGCGAGGACCAGGCCGAGTGGGAGGTCTCCCCGACGTCCAGGATCTTCGACGACGACAAGCAGACGCTCACGCTGCGGGTCGAGCGGCTGGAGACGGACTTCGCCTGGGCGGAGCAGCCGCCGTCACGCGCGCGCCACTACGTCGCCAACGTCGTGGCCGACCCCGGCGAACGGGAGGACGAACTCGTCGTGTCGTCGAACTGCCTCATCTACCGGAGCCGAGGCGACAGCATCGAACCGAACTTCTACTCGGTCGCCCGCACGGACACGGTCCGCCGCGTGGACGGCGGACTGCTGCTGGCGCGGCGCTACGCCGTGCTCGACCAGTCCGTCATCAACGGGCACAACCTGTCGATCCTCCTCTGA
- a CDS encoding aromatic ring-hydroxylating oxygenase subunit alpha, whose translation MATQPTGTGVEAGLEGIRDGIAEGRFPARVFNDQEIFDIEQHRVFSKAWCFLAHESEIPNRGDYVTRYIANNNLIVARAESGEIHASLNMCRHRGNMMCKSEMGNASHFRCSYHGWVYKNSGELVGVPYMKEGYGGRIDKRDWGLVKVRTDTYAGLLFGTLDPDAPPLDEYLGGFQFYLDLYLKQGSSGSEVHGPPDHWVTETDWKIAAENFSGDGYHTPVAHQFGFNLGYFASSGSTHGQGWAASIPGKGHGIGLGHTPGFPPFAGFPEELAEEMRHSLSPQQVEVFSQTRTAVGTVFPNLSFLMQPFSVIPGQTGVRFVTMRLYHPIGPGKTEMYSWCLVPKDASEEYKREAYRAYTLAFAQAGTFEQDDLENWARVTRSAGSTMARNIEFPYVMGMESPRDPDFPGPGHVVTPYVNDSNFRNLWSRWSDYMTGRV comes from the coding sequence ATGGCGACGCAGCCCACAGGTACCGGCGTCGAAGCGGGCCTCGAAGGCATCAGAGACGGCATCGCCGAAGGGCGGTTCCCGGCTCGGGTCTTCAACGACCAGGAGATCTTCGACATCGAGCAGCACCGCGTGTTCTCCAAGGCCTGGTGCTTTCTCGCCCACGAGTCCGAGATCCCCAACCGCGGTGACTACGTCACGCGCTATATAGCGAACAACAACCTCATCGTCGCCCGCGCCGAGTCGGGGGAGATCCACGCCAGTCTCAACATGTGCCGCCACCGCGGCAACATGATGTGCAAATCCGAGATGGGCAACGCCTCCCACTTCCGCTGCTCGTATCACGGATGGGTCTACAAGAACTCCGGAGAGCTCGTCGGGGTCCCCTACATGAAGGAGGGTTACGGGGGCAGGATCGACAAGCGCGACTGGGGCCTGGTCAAAGTACGTACCGATACCTACGCGGGCCTGCTGTTCGGAACGCTCGACCCGGACGCGCCGCCGCTGGACGAGTACCTCGGGGGGTTCCAGTTCTACCTGGACCTCTACCTCAAGCAGGGCTCCTCCGGCAGCGAGGTGCACGGTCCCCCCGACCACTGGGTGACGGAGACCGATTGGAAGATCGCCGCCGAGAACTTCTCGGGCGACGGCTACCACACCCCGGTCGCCCACCAGTTCGGGTTCAACCTCGGCTACTTCGCCTCCTCGGGCTCGACGCACGGCCAGGGCTGGGCGGCGAGCATCCCCGGGAAGGGGCACGGCATCGGGCTCGGCCACACGCCGGGCTTCCCGCCCTTCGCCGGGTTCCCCGAGGAACTCGCCGAGGAGATGCGGCACAGCCTGTCGCCGCAGCAGGTCGAGGTCTTCTCCCAGACCCGGACCGCGGTCGGAACCGTGTTCCCCAACCTGTCCTTCCTGATGCAGCCGTTCAGTGTCATACCGGGGCAGACGGGCGTGCGGTTCGTGACTATGCGGCTCTACCACCCGATCGGTCCGGGCAAGACCGAGATGTACTCCTGGTGCCTGGTCCCCAAGGACGCCTCGGAGGAGTACAAGCGGGAGGCCTACCGCGCCTACACGCTCGCCTTCGCCCAGGCGGGGACCTTCGAGCAGGACGACCTGGAGAACTGGGCGCGCGTGACCCGTTCCGCCGGGTCGACCATGGCCAGAAACATCGAGTTCCCCTACGTCATGGGCATGGAAAGCCCCCGGGACCCCGACTTCCCCGGGCCCGGGCACGTGGTCACGCCCTACGTCAACGACTCCAACTTCCGGAACCTGTGGTCCCGGTGGTCCGACTACATGACCGGGCGGGTGTGA
- a CDS encoding dihydrodipicolinate synthase family protein, with product MISRLPKVTGRDMRGVMAYPPTPALPGADLVDAENTVNLEETERMIRSLIRDGVDAIATNGTLGEMHTLTLDEWKAYASCVAETAQSENPDFPVFVGATTLNTRDTIERMRFLADLGVTGTLLGRPMWGDMVAPIMERFYRQVAEAVPEMAIVVYDNTAAFGGVIPRSVYRTLVELPQVVAVKYAGGASVGFRYHNDMAHTQTSFPLMPIETDWFPAWEMYGEDLVGMAWSSTTAMGPAPVLALRDALREGRTEDARWLTERLRWAHEPFIVGQDFFEFAKYNVPLEKIRVNAAGYMDVGKSRVPYTEDLVPEAHHKTTQEHVERYKQITAEIEAHLGASSSRTAEKV from the coding sequence ATGATCAGCAGACTTCCCAAGGTGACCGGTCGCGACATGCGCGGCGTCATGGCCTATCCCCCTACCCCCGCGCTCCCGGGAGCGGACCTGGTCGATGCCGAGAACACGGTGAATCTCGAAGAGACCGAGCGCATGATCCGGTCCCTCATCCGCGACGGGGTGGACGCGATCGCCACCAACGGCACGCTCGGCGAGATGCACACGCTGACCCTGGACGAGTGGAAGGCCTACGCCTCCTGCGTCGCCGAGACTGCGCAGTCGGAGAACCCCGACTTCCCCGTCTTCGTCGGCGCCACCACGCTCAACACCCGCGACACCATCGAGCGGATGCGGTTCCTGGCGGACCTCGGAGTCACCGGGACCCTGCTCGGCCGCCCCATGTGGGGGGACATGGTCGCGCCGATCATGGAAAGGTTCTACCGGCAGGTTGCCGAGGCGGTGCCCGAAATGGCCATCGTCGTCTACGACAACACGGCCGCCTTCGGGGGTGTCATCCCGCGCTCCGTCTACCGCACCCTCGTGGAACTGCCCCAGGTGGTGGCGGTCAAGTACGCCGGAGGCGCTTCGGTCGGGTTCCGCTACCACAACGACATGGCCCACACGCAGACGAGCTTCCCCCTGATGCCGATCGAGACCGACTGGTTCCCGGCCTGGGAGATGTACGGCGAGGACCTGGTCGGAATGGCGTGGTCGTCGACCACCGCCATGGGACCGGCTCCCGTCCTCGCACTGCGCGACGCCCTGCGCGAGGGGCGCACCGAGGACGCCCGCTGGCTGACGGAGCGCCTGCGGTGGGCCCACGAGCCTTTCATCGTCGGACAGGACTTCTTCGAGTTCGCGAAGTACAACGTCCCCCTCGAGAAGATCCGCGTCAACGCCGCCGGTTACATGGACGTCGGCAAGAGCCGGGTGCCCTACACCGAGGACCTCGTTCCCGAGGCCCACCACAAGACGACGCAGGAGCACGTCGAGCGCTACAAGCAGATCACCGCCGAAATCGAGGCGCATCTGGGCGCCTCCTCGTCCCGGACCGCCGAGAAGGTGTGA
- a CDS encoding DODA-type extradiol aromatic ring-opening family dioxygenase yields the protein MAETTGRVVGAFTASHSPGITAWPERAEPAKREAVESAFTEVQKRIDALAPDAIIAVSVEHFTNFHLGNLPAFAVATSDSYLGPVTKEMGEFLNVTQRQYPGHSVLGRHVYEFALQADFDPALVEGGLEFDENFCVPFKHLDPESKYPLVPIIVNGVNPPWPTVSRCHDFGRMIRRAVEAQTEAQRVVVVGTGGLSHWVGLPESGKVNEEFDREFIDRFENADENRLLSYTAEEIDAAGNGAHEIRTWLVAAGAVQVPFDVLAYEPVPEWLTGTAVAAARL from the coding sequence ATGGCCGAGACCACCGGACGTGTCGTGGGTGCCTTTACCGCTTCGCACTCACCCGGCATCACGGCATGGCCCGAACGTGCGGAGCCCGCTAAGCGCGAGGCGGTGGAATCGGCGTTCACCGAGGTTCAGAAGCGAATCGACGCACTCGCGCCCGACGCGATCATCGCCGTATCCGTCGAGCATTTCACCAATTTCCACCTGGGAAACCTCCCGGCGTTCGCCGTCGCGACGAGCGACTCGTATCTGGGGCCGGTCACCAAGGAAATGGGGGAATTCCTCAACGTCACGCAGCGCCAGTACCCCGGACACTCCGTACTCGGCCGGCACGTGTACGAGTTCGCCCTGCAGGCGGATTTCGACCCCGCCCTGGTGGAAGGCGGACTGGAGTTCGACGAGAATTTCTGCGTCCCCTTCAAACACCTCGATCCCGAGTCGAAATACCCCCTCGTGCCCATCATCGTCAACGGGGTCAACCCGCCCTGGCCGACCGTGAGCCGCTGCCACGACTTCGGACGGATGATCCGCCGCGCGGTCGAGGCGCAGACTGAGGCCCAGCGGGTGGTCGTCGTCGGCACGGGCGGCCTGTCCCACTGGGTGGGCCTTCCGGAGTCGGGCAAGGTCAACGAGGAGTTCGACCGCGAATTCATCGACCGGTTCGAGAACGCCGACGAGAACCGCCTCCTCTCCTACACCGCCGAGGAGATCGACGCCGCCGGAAACGGCGCCCACGAAATCCGGACGTGGCTCGTGGCGGCGGGCGCGGTCCAGGTGCCGTTCGACGTCCTGGCCTACGAGCCGGTTCCCGAGTGGCTCACCGGGACCGCGGTCGCGGCCGCGCGGCTGTAA
- a CDS encoding lantibiotic dehydratase: MRPTSWREWLQQVWADEAIVEAVELASPHLVRRVDAVCAGHVVRPRRVRRAVGAVVRYLLRMHSRATPFGLFVGGAPMRIGAHAGVRTQEPGSAAARPDSAWRAGLFPLSADGMIVAASMSLLSDARQGRRGGALPWPLLIVGSAASLAANVAVAGQQPDRNHPEPRAVQ; the protein is encoded by the coding sequence ATGCGGCCGACCTCTTGGCGGGAGTGGCTGCAGCAGGTGTGGGCCGACGAGGCGATCGTCGAAGCCGTCGAGTTGGCCAGCCCTCATTTGGTTCGACGCGTCGACGCGGTGTGTGCCGGGCACGTCGTCCGGCCGCGCCGCGTGCGGCGCGCGGTGGGGGCGGTAGTCCGCTACCTGCTGCGTATGCACAGCAGGGCCACGCCGTTCGGGCTCTTCGTCGGCGGGGCCCCGATGCGCATCGGGGCCCATGCCGGAGTCCGGACCCAGGAACCAGGCTCGGCGGCGGCACGTCCCGACTCCGCCTGGCGCGCCGGCCTGTTCCCGCTGTCGGCGGACGGCATGATCGTCGCCGCATCCATGTCCCTGCTCAGCGACGCCCGCCAGGGCCGGCGCGGGGGAGCGCTGCCCTGGCCCCTGCTGATCGTCGGCAGTGCCGCGTCCCTGGCCGCCAACGTCGCAGTGGCCGGCCAGCAACCGGATCGCAATCACCCCGAACCCCGCGCCGTGCAATAG
- a CDS encoding SDR family NAD(P)-dependent oxidoreductase: MSEHSHSRVSAPGSSWALVTGSTSGIGHATAVGLAADGYSVIVTGRDRDRAAETRRSVEAAGGRAFDPVADLGDSAAVRGLVAQVRDVIDGPLDVLVHNAGGGAFAPTESTPEETYDAAFNLHAKAPFMLTGAFAPAMAGRGRGAIVNVGSLSTSMAAAGTAAFQASKAALSMMTKSWTAEYGPRGVRVNSVDPGFILSPANEGIRDMYGTYLASLPAGRGGAPEDVANAVRFLVSPEASYINGATLTVDGGKTAVVPM, from the coding sequence ATGAGCGAGCACAGCCACTCGAGGGTCTCCGCACCAGGTTCTTCGTGGGCACTGGTGACCGGTTCGACAAGCGGAATCGGTCATGCGACGGCAGTCGGCCTGGCCGCGGACGGGTACTCGGTCATCGTCACGGGTCGTGATCGGGACCGGGCCGCCGAGACGCGCCGATCCGTCGAGGCCGCCGGTGGCCGCGCCTTCGATCCGGTTGCCGACCTCGGCGATTCCGCAGCGGTGCGCGGTCTGGTGGCGCAGGTTCGCGACGTCATCGACGGACCGCTCGACGTCCTGGTGCACAATGCCGGGGGAGGGGCTTTCGCGCCGACCGAGTCCACTCCGGAAGAGACGTATGACGCGGCCTTCAACCTGCACGCCAAGGCGCCGTTCATGCTGACGGGCGCCTTCGCCCCGGCGATGGCCGGACGCGGTCGAGGAGCCATCGTCAACGTGGGGAGCTTGAGCACCTCGATGGCCGCTGCCGGCACGGCCGCCTTCCAGGCCTCGAAGGCGGCGCTGTCCATGATGACCAAGTCGTGGACCGCGGAATACGGTCCCCGCGGAGTGCGGGTCAACTCCGTCGATCCCGGGTTCATCCTCAGCCCGGCGAACGAGGGCATCCGCGATATGTACGGGACCTACCTCGCCTCGCTGCCTGCCGGACGTGGCGGAGCCCCCGAAGACGTCGCGAACGCTGTCCGGTTCCTCGTGTCACCCGAGGCTTCCTACATCAACGGCGCGACGCTCACTGTGGACGGCGGAAAGACCGCGGTCGTGCCTATGTGA